A single genomic interval of Macadamia integrifolia cultivar HAES 741 chromosome 6, SCU_Mint_v3, whole genome shotgun sequence harbors:
- the LOC122081329 gene encoding uncharacterized protein LOC122081329 has translation MLFRPSRFSLSRQFPQSLTFPATLFLRRNITTATRSRRSSSTIAMSVSSSSPSSSPSPSSVIHSKEDSNQLQQQQQQQKQVLLNQVLKYHNQTKHAFNKYARGPHGLDWANQPKPFRRYISSPLLPLQHLPPQRDTTDDPLYSSLFLSLPSPKPISLSTFSQFFYDSLALSAWKTTGYSTWSLRVNPSSGNLHPTEAYVIAPSIDSLSDSPFVAHYAPKEHSLELRAAIPSDFLPKFFPEGSFLVGFSSIFWREAWKYGERAFRYCNHDVGHAIAAAAMAAAGLGWDVKLLDGLSYSDLQKLMGLDRFPSFVIPSRPVKGRLPEIEFEHPDCVLVVFPSGKNAEFSVDYEGLSSAISKFSELDWKGKANSLSKEHIVWDIIYRTAEVVKKPLTPGGRFSVDQFQGSALYSEGSYKDLTMREVVRKRRSAVDMDGVHVMERETFYQILLHCLPSGARGGEKQGKQLSLPFRVLPWDSEVHAVLFVHRVARMPKGLYFFVRNEDHLNDLKRAMRPEFEWEKPEGCPEDLPLYRLAKGDCQVVAKRLSCHQDIAGDGCFSLGMVARFEPTLSEKNAWMYPRLFWETGILGQILYLEPHAVGISATGIGCYFDEAVHEVLGLSGSEFQSLYHFTVGGPVLDKRIMSLPAYPGPDIDA, from the exons ATGTTATTCCGTCCTTcgcggttctctctctctcgtcaaTTCCCTCAGTCTCTTACTTTCCCCGCCACCCTCTTCCTCAGACGTAACATAACCACAGCCACACGCAGCAGAAGGTCATCGTCTACAATAGCCATGTCTgtttcctcttcctctccttcttcttctccttctccttcttctgttATTCATTCTAAAGAAGACTCGAACCAACTgcaacaacaacagcagcagcagaagcaAGTCTTATTGAACCAGGTACTGAAATACcacaaccaaaccaaacacgCCTTCAATAAATATGCCAGAGGTCCTCACGGCCTCGACTGGGCCAACCAACCGAAGCCTTTCCGCCGCTACATCTCCTctccccttctccctctccaACACCTCCCTCCACAACGAGACACCACCGATGATCCTCTCtactcttctctcttcctctctctgcCCTCCCCCAAACCCATCTCCCTTTCGACCTTTTCTCAGTTCTTCTACGACTCCCTCGCTCTCTCCGCTTGGAAGACTACCGGTTACTCCACTTGGTCTCTCCGTGTAAACCCTAGCAGCGGTAATCTCCACCCCACCGAGGCCTACGTCATAGCtccctccatcgattctctcTCGGACTCTCCCTTTGTCGCGCATTACGCCCCGAAGGAGCATTCGCTTGAGCTTCGTGCTGCAATCCCATCtgatttcttacccaaattctTCCCTGAAGGTTCGTTCTTGGTGGGATTCTCCTCAATTTTCTGGCGAGAGGCCTGGAAGTATGGGGAGCGCGCGTTTCGGTACTGTAACCATGACGTGGGTCACGCTATCGCCGCTGCTGCCATGGCCGCTGCCGGCCTTGGGTGGGATGTCAAGCTTCTTGATGGGTTGAGTTATTCTGATTTGCAGAAGCTTATGGGGCTGGACCGTTTCCCCAGTTTTGTGATTCCGTCTCGTCCAGTGAAGGGGAGGTTGCCCGAGATTGAATTCGAGCACCCAGATTGCGTTCTCGTTGTCTTCCCTAGTGGGAAAAATGCTGAATTTTCTGTGGACTATGAAGGTTTGAGTTCTGCCATATCGAAATTCTCAGAATTGGATTGGAAAGGGAAGGCTAATTCTCTTAGTAAAGAGCATATCGTTTGGGATATTATCTATCGAACTGCGGAAGTTGTGAAGAAGCCTCTGACGCCTGGGGGTCGGTTCTCGGTTGATCAGTTTCAGGGAAGTGCATTGTATTCAGAAGGCTCGTATAAAGATTTGACGATGAGGGAAGTTGTTCGGAAGAGGAGGAGTGCAGTTGACATGGATGGAGTCCACgtgatggagagagaaactttcTATCAGATTCTTCTGCATTGTCTGCCCTCAGGTgcaagagggggagagaagcaGGGGAAACAGCTGTCCTTGCCGTTTCGAGTGCTTCCTTGGGATTCGGAGGTGCACGCTGTTCTCTTTGTTCACAGGGTGGCTAGAATGCCGAAGGGTTTGTATTTCTTTGTGAGAAATGAAGATCATTTAAATGACCTTAAGCGCGCAATGAGGCCTGAGTTTGAGTGGGAGAAGCCAGAGGGTTGCCCTGAGGATCTTCCTCTGTATAGACTTGCTAAAGGTGATTGTCAAGTGGTAGCAAAGCGGCTTTCATGCCACCag GATATTGCTGGTGATGGCTGTTTCAGCCTAGGTATGGTAGCTCGTTTTGAGCCAACTCTGAGTGAGAAGAATGCATGGATGTATCCTCGGTTATTCTGGGAAACTGGAATTCTTGGTCAGATATTGTATCTTGAACCTCATGCTGTTGGTATTTCTGCCACTGGAATTGGCTGTTACTTCGATGAGGCTG